TAGCAGTTCGTTATACGAGTCAACAAAACCGGCGGCATAGCTTTCCTGCTTAAGGCGCAGCAGTTCGTTGGCATTAAACAGTATATTGTAATGCGCCGTAAGGTTTTGCATCTGGCGGTTAAAACCGCTTTCCTTTTCGAGCGAGCAACCTGCTATGATGAATAATAGCGCGGGCAATAATAATTTACGTGGTGTAGATAGGGAAAATATGCTCACTCGCCTCAAAATATGTTCTGGTTATAAAAGCATTGCTAAAATACTAAAGATTATACAATAGGTTTAATAAATTTGCGCATGGCCCAAAACGAAAAAGGTGACGATAAGGATAACGCTGGTAAGGAAGTAAACAGCTATGCCAAATTTAGCGGTGTGGCTTTCCAGATGATAGCCGTTATTGGCGTGTTTGCCTTTGCCGGTTACAAAATAGACCAGGCCGGTAACCACCAAACCAAATGGGCCACGGCCGCTTTATCGCTTGTTGGCGTATTTATTTCATTGTACATTGTTATCAGATCCGTAAAGAGTTGAAACTACTTCCTACCGCATTATCTTTTCTTGTATTTATTGTTATTATTTCGTTACCTCCGTTGGTTTCGGGCTATGCCGGATATCCCGGTTTACTTATAGAGAAGTTTTGGCTGCTGTTTTTTTTTGTTGGCGGGCTTACCTTTTTTACGGTAATGGCCATTGTTTTTGTAGGCCAAATTAACAAAGAAATGTACGCGCAGGCCTTTTTGGCGGCTACTACGGTTAAGATATTGGCCTGCTTGTTTTTTGTGCTCTTTTTTTTGAAGAAAAACGTAGTAAACCGGTACGTTTTTGCCGGCGATTTTTTTTACGTATATTTTCTAAATATGGCCTTTGAAATTTATGGTTTGTTACGTAACTTGCGCAACCAAAAAATAAGGTAGAAAACTTCATTTAGATGTATAACAGCTCGATTTTGAACTCAAAAATATTTAAAACATTCCTGATTTCCGCGCTTTTTTTGATGTTAGGTGTAATGCCTACACTATCATTCTCGCAAGAAAATGCTAAAAAAGAAGAGTCAAAACCTTTCGATCCGAAAGAAGTAGTATTTGAACATATCGGCGATTCGCATTTCTGGCCAGTATCAATTCCGTTGATGGGCGAGCACTTTATTTCGTTGCCTGTAATATTGTATACCGATAAAGGGCTGGAAATTTTCTTGTCGGGTTCCTTATTAAAGGAAGAGGGTAAAGAAGAAGGTCCGGTTTATAAAGGTACGCACTATAACTATAAACTTGAAGGCAACAAAATAGTTGCTGTAAACGAAGCCGGCGAGGTGGATAAAGCTGCCAAAGTTTACGATTTTTCAATCACCCGTAACGTAGCCAGTATGTGGATGGGGATGATTATTTTGTTAATTGTTTTCTTCGCTGTTACATCGGGTTATAAGAAAAATGTTGGTAAAGCGCCAAAAGGTATCCAGGCGTTATTGGAGCCGGTTATCCTTTTTGTACGCGATGACGTGGCTATTCCTAATATAGGTATTAAGCACGGAAGGTACATGCCTTTATTGCTTACTATATTCTTCTTTATATTGATCAATAACCTGTTGGGCCTGGTTCCATTTTTTCCGGGAGGTTTTAACTTAACGGGTAATATAGCAGTAACTATGGTGTTATCGGTAATTGTGCTTATCGTTATTAACTTTAGCGGTAACAAATACTACTGGAAACACATTTTTACACCTGATATCCCTTTTTGGTTATACCCTATCATGGTTCCGGTTGAGCTTATTGGTATCATATCTAAGCCTTTCGCGTTAATGATCCGTTTGTTTGCAAATATTACTGCGGGCCACATTATCGTATTAAGCTTAATATCATTGATCTTTATCTTTAAAACCGCATGGATGTCAACAGTTTCTGTCCCGTTTGTGGTGTTTATGGATATGATAGAATTGCTTGTGGCATTTTTACAGGCGTTTATTTTTACGATGCTTACATCCCTGTTTATAGGTATGGCTGTTGAAGAGCATCACCATTAATCTGAATTAATTATAATTAATATACACGTTTTAAATTATCAAACAATGAGTGGAATGATTGGAACAATTGCTCAAGCTGCTGCAACAGGTGTTGTTAGCCTTCAAAAACTTGGTGCAATTGGCGCAGGTTTAGCTGTAATTGGCGCAGGTATCGGTATCGGACAAATCGGTGGTAAAGCCGTTGAAGGTATCGCCCGTCAGCCAGAAGCTGCCTCAAAAATTCAAACTAACATGATCATCGCTGCAGCCCTTGTTGAAGGTGTTGCTTTGTTTGCCGTGGTAGTAGCTTTGCTCTAATTAGTTTTAGGCAAAAAAGAAAAGAACAACCCGGGGCGATTGGCTCCGGGCTTGTTTTAATCCCCGTTAAAAGAATAATATACAAGTAATAGCTATACAGAATTATGGATTTAGTTACTCCCGCATTAGGCTTAGTTTTCTGGACAACGATATCATTTGGGATACTGTTGTTTATATTAGGAAAATTTGCCTGGAAACCAATCTTGGGCGCGTTAAGCGATCGTGAACGTTTTATTGAAGATTCGCTTCAGAAAGCCGAAGCTGCCAAAGAAGAAATGTCCCGTTTAACTAACGAGAATGAATCGTTACTAAAACAAGCCCGTGCCGAGCGCGATCAGATCCTTTCTGATGCCCGCAAGGTTAAAGACCAGATGATTGTTGATGCTAAAGAACTGGCACACAAAGAAGGTACGCGCATGATTGAGCTTGCCCGTGTTGAAATTAACAATCAGAAAGCCATAGCCATGGCCGATGTTAAAAACCAGGTAGCCACCCTGTCGCTACAAATTGCCGAGAAAGTGTTGCGCAAGCAATTTGAAGATCAGCAAAAACAAGACGAGCTTGTAAGCCAGTTATTAAAAGAAGTTAAATTATAATTTCGGATTTCGGAATTGGGATTTCGGATTTGGAAATCGCAATTTTCAGAATTATTATTTAAATAGAGATTTGGGTTGGAGGATCGGAAAATAAATCCGAAATCGAAAATCCGAAATCCCAAATAAGAAAAATATGTCAGAATTAACGGTAGGAACCAGGTACGCTAAATCCCTTATTGATCTTGCACAGGAACAAAACAGTGTTGACGTGATTAAGGCTGATATGGATCTTTTTATCCATACCTTAAAGGCAAGCCCGGAGCTTAAAGCGGTTTTGAGCAACCCGATCATCGCCCACAGCAAAAAAACCAAAATACTTGATGCCGTATTTTTAGGTAAAGTGAATAAGGTTACCATCGCGTTTTTTAAACTGATGGTTGATAAAGGCCGTGGCGAGGTTTTATATACAACTGCGCATGAGTATATAAACCAGTTTAACATTAAAAAGCACATCACTAAAGCTAAGGTTACATCGGCTACCGAATTATCGGCTGCTAACAAAGCCGTGCTTACCGCTGAAGTGCAAAAAGCTGTTGGTGGTACCGTAATACTGGATGCACATGTTGATCCGTCGCTGATTGGTGGTTTTGTATTAACCGTTGGCGACAGGCAGGTTGATACCAGCATTGCAGCAAGCTTGAAAAAATTAAAAAAAGAATTTGCCCTGAAGGTGATTCAATAATAGTAAAAACAAAACTCTAAATAAATTTAAACAATGGTAGAGGTAAGACCAGACGAAGTATCGGCAATTTTGCGTCAGCAATTGGCAGGCTTCAAGTCAGAATCTGAATTAGAAGAAGTGGGTACCGTACTCCAGGTGGGTGACGGTATTGCACGCGTTTATGGATTAACAAAAGTACAATCAGGTGAGCTTGTTGAATTTGGAACAGGTTTACAGGGTATCGTACTTAACCTTGAAGAAGATAACGTGGGTGTGGTATTGTTGGGTAAATCTGACGATATTAAAGAAGGTGATACCGTTAAACGTACCAACCGTATTGCATCAATAAACGTAGGCGAAGGCATGCTTGGCCGTGTTGTTGATACTTTAGGTAACCCAATTGATGGTAAAGGACCGATTGTTGGCCAAACTTACGAAATGCCTTTGGAGCGTAAAGCGCCAGGCGTTATCTACCGTCAGCCGGTTACCGAGCCTTTGCAAACTGGTATTAAAGCTATCGATGCGATGATCCCTATCGGCCGTGGCCAGCGTGAGTTGGTTATCGGTGACCGCCAAACTGGTAAAACTGCGGTTTGTATCGATACCATCATCAACCAAAAAGAATTTTATGATGCCGGCAAGCCGGTTATCTGTATATATGTTGCCTGCGGTCAAAAAGCATCAACAGTAGCAAACATTGTTCGCACATTGGAAGAAAATGGTGCTATGCCATTCTCTATCGTAGTTGCTGCAAATGCTTCCGACTCTGCTACCATGCAGTTCTTTGCCCCATTCGCGGGTGCTGCTATTGGCGAGTACTTCCGTGATACTGGTCGCCCTGCATTGATCATCTATGATGATTTATCAAAACAGGCAGTAGCTTACCGTGAGGTGTCGTTGTTATTACGTCGTCCACCGGGCCGTGAGGCTTATCCGGGTGACGTGTTTTACCTGCACAGCCGTTTATTGGAGCGGGCCGCTAAAATCAACTCCAATGATTCTATCGCGCAGCAAATGAACGATCTTCCGGAGTCTATCCGTGGAATCGTAAAAGGTGGTGGTTCGTTAACCGCGTTACCTATTATCGAGACACAGGCTGGCGACGTATCTGCATACATCCCAACCAACGTAATTTCGATTACCGATGGTCAGATTTTCCTGGAGTCTAACTTATTCAACGCTGGTATCCGTCCGGCCATCAACGTGGGTATCTCGGTGTCACGTGTAGGTGGTAACGCGCAGATCAAATCGATGAAGAAAGTGGCTGGTACTTTAAAGCTTGACCAGGCTCAGTTCCGCGAATTAGAGGCCTTCTCTAAATTCGGATCAGACCTTGATGCTTCAACAAAATCGGTGTTGGATAAAGGTGTTCGTAACGTAGAAGTATTGAAGCAAGGACAATTTTCGCCGGTGACAGTTGAAAAACAAGTAGCTATCATTTACTTAGGTACCAAAAACCTGATGCGTAATGTACCGGTAAAAGATATCAGGAAATTTGAATTGGAGTTCACCAGTCAGTTAGAAGAGCGTCATCCGGAAGTATTAGCTGCCCTTAAAGCAGGTAAATTCGACGATCAGATAACAGGGGTACTGGAAACAGTAGCTAAAGAACTGGCAGGAAAGTACTAAATATGCAAATGTGCAGATTCCAGATGTGCAGATGATTTGCGCATCCGGAATCTAAACATAAATAATAACCAGTGTGGTGTAGCAATTTGCACATCTGCACATCTGAAATTTGCACATCTTAAAGAATGGCTAATTTAAAAGAAGTAAGAAACAGGATAAAGTCTGTAACGTCGACCCAGCAGATCACCAAGGCCATGAAAATGGTTTCGGCAGCTAAGCTGAAACGTGCTACAAACGCTATTGTTCAATTGCGCCCATACGCCAATAAGCTAAAAGACCTTTTAGCAAACTTATCTGAAAGTTTGGAGGATGGCGCATCACCATATCTACAGGAGCGTGAGCCCGTACGTGTATTGGTGGTTGTAGTATCATCAAACCGCGGTTTGGCAGGTGCTTTTAATGCCAACGTTATTAAAACGGCCAACAACCTTATTGCCGAAAAATACAGCAAGCAACTGGCAGCCGGCAACGTTTCGATAGTAGCGATTGGTAAAAAAGGGCAGGAGTTTTACGAGAGGCGGAAATATAACGTAATTGGCAACAATAACGACCTGTTCCTTGACCTTAACTTCGAGAATGCTTCAAAAATTACTGAAAGCATTATGGAAGGTTTTGTGAATGGCAAATATGATAGGGTGGAGTTGGTATATAACCATTTCCGTAATGCTGCTGTACAGTTTTTAATTGCAGAGCAGTTATTACCGGTTCCGAAACCCGAGAAAAAAGAGGCTATAAAGGCCGCCAATGTTGATTACATCCTGGAGCCAAGTCAACGGGAAATTGTAGAGCAGCTGATTCCTAAAAACATTAAAATCCAGTTATACCGTGCGGTATTAGATTCAAATGCATCTGAACATGGCGCCCGTATGACAGCTATGGACAAAGCAACCGAAAACGCCGGCGAATTGCTGAAAGCTTTAAAACTTTCATATAACCAGGCCCGCCAGGCGGCTATTACTACCGAGCTTACCGAAATTGTAAGCGGCGCCGCAGCACTGGCCGGATAAACAAGCCCTTTATAAACTTATTTTATATGGCCCCCTTGTAAAAGGGGGCTTTTTTGTGTTTTATAGGCAGATTCTTGATTGATAGATATGCGATCGTACTTAATCTATATGACAATGATAGTTGAACTGATACGAAATTAAATACGGAAGTATAATCCCACGGAATTGCGCCGAAGGGAGGATTAAAATATAAAAAAGATATAGGTAAAACGATTTATACGAAGAATTTTGGCAGAAAATGGTGATAGCCATAACCCTTACAAATCTTGTTTTACTTAACTAAGGCTTAAATTACTGGTAGAAGTTTGGGTATAGTTAACTATTTAATAGCCTTTTTATTCAATTTTTGACCTGAAATTCGCAGTTTTAAGGCTTTTTAAGATAAAAAGACTCATATTTGCGCTAAAAAGGTGTAATACTTCATGTTTTATCGTTAATTAAGATGAGTTTTTTATGAATTTTTAATATTTTAAAAAGTTTTGCTTTTTTTACTCTAAAAACGGGTTAATTTTTCTTTATTTTTAATAAAAAGTCGGTACTGTTAAAAATTTTATTTTATTGTTTGCGTGTTGGTGCGAAAATCATAATTTAGAAAATTAACTTAACTGATTTTTTATACAATGAAAAAACTTCTATTCACGAGTTTGTGTTTTCTGTTGTTATGCTTAACGCAGGTGCACGCACAAAACCGTACCGTTACTGGTACGGTTACAGCCAAAGACGATGGCCTACCCATCCCGGGGGTAACAGTAATTGTAAAAGGTACTACCTTGGGTACCCAAACCAATGCCGCCGGTAAATTTTCGTTAAGCGTTCCGGCAAACGCTACCCTTACTTTTAAGTTTATTGGTTACAAAACAGTCGAAATGCCTGCCGTAGATCCTATTACTGTAGTGCTTACATCGGTAAGTAACCAGTTGGGCGAGGTTGTGGTAACGGGTGCGTTTAACACCAAGCAAACTTCACGCTCCATTTCTTATGCAGCACAGGTTGTAAAGTCCGATGCCTTAAACACTATTCGCCAGCCAAACGTTAACAATGCTTTGGCAGGTAAGGTTGCAGGCCTTCAGATTCGCAGCCAGTCGGTAGGTGCTTTGGGTCGTAACACACAGGTAAGGCTTCGTGGTGCTACCGGTTTCGGTAACAGCTCAGGTGCACTGTATGTTGTGGATGGTACTATTCTGCCAAACTCCGATGATCTTAACCCCGATGATGTTGAAAATATCACTGTATTGCAAGGTCCTGCTGCCTCAGCGCAGTTTGGTTCTGCGGGGGCAAATGGTGCTATCGTTATTACTACTAAAAAAGGTGGCAAAGTTAAAGGTGTTGGCATCGAGTTAAATGCCGGTGTAAACTTTGATAAGGTTTACATATTGCCTAACTACCAAAACACTTATGCCGGCGGTGCCGCTGCAGATTTAATGCAATACCATTACAAAGCGGGCGATCCTGAAGGATGGAAAGCTTTGGATGGTAAATTCTACCCGGATTATACAGACGATAGCAGCTGGGGTCCTAAAATGGTAGGCCAGGAGTATATTCCATGGTATGCATGGGCTCCGGGAACCAAATATTCGTTTAAAACGGCCAGCCTTGTTGCCCAGCCAAACAACGCGCGCAATTACTTCGAAACAGGTACTACCCTTAATAATGGCATTGCTTTCACAAAATCGGCCGACGATTATAACATCAGGATGTCGTACAACAATCAACATGTAAATGGTATAGTACCGTATACCGCCCTGATGAAAAACGTATTTAATTTAAATGTTAACTACGATTTAGGAAAACACTTTACTGTTGGCGCCAACGTTAATTTTGTTAGCCAAAAGGTACATGGTAATATAAGCGATGGTTACGCCAATGCTTCTACCGGTAACTTTAACCAGTGGATGCACCGCGACCTTGATATGGGGATCATGAAGGAGTTAAAAGACCTGACAAGCCCAGATGGCACACTGGTGAGCTGGAACCACCAGAACCCAACTTCTTACGATGCTTCAAACCCGGGTTATTTTTATGCTGGTAACTACTGGTATAACATGTACAAAATAGCCGAGCTTAATACCAAGGATAATCAACGTGACCGTTTTTATGGTAACGTGTATTTACAGTACAAGCTTAACAAGGATTTTAATATTAAGGCAACTTACCGTAAAAACTCAAGAAGCGAATGGCAAGAAGAATTCATTCCTGCTATTCTTCAAAAAAGCGGATCGCAAACAGGTGTAAAAAATTATTACCGTACTTACAATGTTTATGAAAACCGTGAAAACTACGAGTTACTGGCAAACTACAACAAACAGATCGCTGATTTTAAAATTGATATAAATGCAGGTAGCGATATTTATAACAGGAGCTACAAGGATAATGGTGGTAACACTGTTGATGGTTTAAGCATCCCCGATCTTTATAATATAACTAACTCGGTTAGCGCGCCATCAGTTTTTAACACCCGTACAAACGAGCAATACAGGGCATTATTTGCAAAGGCTACATTAGGTTACAAAAACTTTTTATTTATAGATGGAACTGTACGTAACGATTGGTTTTCCTCATTATTCCCTCAGGATAACAGCGTATTAGCTAAGTCATTTGGTGGTTCATTCGTATTCAGCGAGCTATTGCCACAGTTTAATAACTGGTTAAGTTTTGGTAAGGTAAGGCTATCTTATGGTGAAACCCCGCAAGCGCTTGCAACTGCTACCGATAACTACGGCGGATACAGGAATAACACTGTTTACGGTGTTAACCAATACAAATTTGGTACAAATATATTAATGAATACTCCCGACCAAAGTGTTGACCCGGCCTTACACGGTGCCGTGTTCAAACAAACAGAGGTAGGTTTGGATTTAAGGTTCCTTAACGATAGGTTAGGTTTATCTGCTACTTATTATGCAGGTACCGATGTTGATTTCCCAGCATCAGTTACCGTTAACCCTGCCAGCGGTTTTTCAAGCATATTAACCAACTTTGGTAAAATTCAAAGAAAAGGTATTGAGCTTACCTTAAGTGGCACACCGGTACGCATCAACAACTTTAACTGGGATGTAACCATCAATGGCGCGCGCCA
The genomic region above belongs to Mucilaginibacter sp. KACC 22773 and contains:
- the atpH gene encoding ATP synthase F1 subunit delta, whose amino-acid sequence is MSELTVGTRYAKSLIDLAQEQNSVDVIKADMDLFIHTLKASPELKAVLSNPIIAHSKKTKILDAVFLGKVNKVTIAFFKLMVDKGRGEVLYTTAHEYINQFNIKKHITKAKVTSATELSAANKAVLTAEVQKAVGGTVILDAHVDPSLIGGFVLTVGDRQVDTSIAASLKKLKKEFALKVIQ
- the atpG gene encoding ATP synthase F1 subunit gamma; this translates as MANLKEVRNRIKSVTSTQQITKAMKMVSAAKLKRATNAIVQLRPYANKLKDLLANLSESLEDGASPYLQEREPVRVLVVVVSSNRGLAGAFNANVIKTANNLIAEKYSKQLAAGNVSIVAIGKKGQEFYERRKYNVIGNNNDLFLDLNFENASKITESIMEGFVNGKYDRVELVYNHFRNAAVQFLIAEQLLPVPKPEKKEAIKAANVDYILEPSQREIVEQLIPKNIKIQLYRAVLDSNASEHGARMTAMDKATENAGELLKALKLSYNQARQAAITTELTEIVSGAAALAG
- the atpF gene encoding F0F1 ATP synthase subunit B, whose translation is MDLVTPALGLVFWTTISFGILLFILGKFAWKPILGALSDRERFIEDSLQKAEAAKEEMSRLTNENESLLKQARAERDQILSDARKVKDQMIVDAKELAHKEGTRMIELARVEINNQKAIAMADVKNQVATLSLQIAEKVLRKQFEDQQKQDELVSQLLKEVKL
- the atpE gene encoding ATP synthase F0 subunit C produces the protein MIGTIAQAAATGVVSLQKLGAIGAGLAVIGAGIGIGQIGGKAVEGIARQPEAASKIQTNMIIAAALVEGVALFAVVVALL
- a CDS encoding AtpZ/AtpI family protein, translating into MAQNEKGDDKDNAGKEVNSYAKFSGVAFQMIAVIGVFAFAGYKIDQAGNHQTKWATAALSLVGVFISLYIVIRSVKS
- the atpB gene encoding F0F1 ATP synthase subunit A, with the protein product MNSKIFKTFLISALFLMLGVMPTLSFSQENAKKEESKPFDPKEVVFEHIGDSHFWPVSIPLMGEHFISLPVILYTDKGLEIFLSGSLLKEEGKEEGPVYKGTHYNYKLEGNKIVAVNEAGEVDKAAKVYDFSITRNVASMWMGMIILLIVFFAVTSGYKKNVGKAPKGIQALLEPVILFVRDDVAIPNIGIKHGRYMPLLLTIFFFILINNLLGLVPFFPGGFNLTGNIAVTMVLSVIVLIVINFSGNKYYWKHIFTPDIPFWLYPIMVPVELIGIISKPFALMIRLFANITAGHIIVLSLISLIFIFKTAWMSTVSVPFVVFMDMIELLVAFLQAFIFTMLTSLFIGMAVEEHHH
- a CDS encoding SusC/RagA family TonB-linked outer membrane protein; its protein translation is MKKLLFTSLCFLLLCLTQVHAQNRTVTGTVTAKDDGLPIPGVTVIVKGTTLGTQTNAAGKFSLSVPANATLTFKFIGYKTVEMPAVDPITVVLTSVSNQLGEVVVTGAFNTKQTSRSISYAAQVVKSDALNTIRQPNVNNALAGKVAGLQIRSQSVGALGRNTQVRLRGATGFGNSSGALYVVDGTILPNSDDLNPDDVENITVLQGPAASAQFGSAGANGAIVITTKKGGKVKGVGIELNAGVNFDKVYILPNYQNTYAGGAAADLMQYHYKAGDPEGWKALDGKFYPDYTDDSSWGPKMVGQEYIPWYAWAPGTKYSFKTASLVAQPNNARNYFETGTTLNNGIAFTKSADDYNIRMSYNNQHVNGIVPYTALMKNVFNLNVNYDLGKHFTVGANVNFVSQKVHGNISDGYANASTGNFNQWMHRDLDMGIMKELKDLTSPDGTLVSWNHQNPTSYDASNPGYFYAGNYWYNMYKIAELNTKDNQRDRFYGNVYLQYKLNKDFNIKATYRKNSRSEWQEEFIPAILQKSGSQTGVKNYYRTYNVYENRENYELLANYNKQIADFKIDINAGSDIYNRSYKDNGGNTVDGLSIPDLYNITNSVSAPSVFNTRTNEQYRALFAKATLGYKNFLFIDGTVRNDWFSSLFPQDNSVLAKSFGGSFVFSELLPQFNNWLSFGKVRLSYGETPQALATATDNYGGYRNNTVYGVNQYKFGTNILMNTPDQSVDPALHGAVFKQTEVGLDLRFLNDRLGLSATYYAGTDVDFPASVTVNPASGFSSILTNFGKIQRKGIELTLSGTPVRINNFNWDVTINGARQLQNKVVEVSKKYGVTRYTNPSDQVWGTDMPYMVFQEGKEWGQIYGNGIKRNAAGVPIIAANGMYANDPNVYFGSVLPKWTGGIQNSFTIFKSFVLNANIDYQVGGKFVSLSNRWGQFSGLTAATAALNDKGVPVRDPVADGGGVKVSGVDADGKSVSNYIDAKTYFQGLTNNKTYDSYIYDLTFVKLREVSIGYKIPVAKLGLGKVIQSARFDITGRNLLLIYAKSKDYDPSEISSQQGETGQLPGTRGLGFNLKVTF
- the atpA gene encoding F0F1 ATP synthase subunit alpha — translated: MVEVRPDEVSAILRQQLAGFKSESELEEVGTVLQVGDGIARVYGLTKVQSGELVEFGTGLQGIVLNLEEDNVGVVLLGKSDDIKEGDTVKRTNRIASINVGEGMLGRVVDTLGNPIDGKGPIVGQTYEMPLERKAPGVIYRQPVTEPLQTGIKAIDAMIPIGRGQRELVIGDRQTGKTAVCIDTIINQKEFYDAGKPVICIYVACGQKASTVANIVRTLEENGAMPFSIVVAANASDSATMQFFAPFAGAAIGEYFRDTGRPALIIYDDLSKQAVAYREVSLLLRRPPGREAYPGDVFYLHSRLLERAAKINSNDSIAQQMNDLPESIRGIVKGGGSLTALPIIETQAGDVSAYIPTNVISITDGQIFLESNLFNAGIRPAINVGISVSRVGGNAQIKSMKKVAGTLKLDQAQFRELEAFSKFGSDLDASTKSVLDKGVRNVEVLKQGQFSPVTVEKQVAIIYLGTKNLMRNVPVKDIRKFELEFTSQLEERHPEVLAALKAGKFDDQITGVLETVAKELAGKY